The nucleotide sequence ATAAAAACCATCGTCAGATACATCTCGGCGTCGATAGGGTGCTGGCCAAAGAGCTGGTTACCATAACTCGCAACGAGAATACCAACAAACCCGCTGTATAACCCCATCATGGTGGATTTAAGGGATGGGTTACGTAATCGTATTATGTTTCGGAAGCCGATGACACAGATAATTAAAAGCGAGATAAGGTGAAAAACGAGCCCAACGATCCCGCTTTCTACCCATATTTTTACGTACCAGCTGTCCAGAGCGACCTGCCCGAGGAACGAATCGGGCGCAAACCGGTGGCCCCAGTCCCCCCCGACCCAACTCCTCCGCCAAAGGGTTTATCGGCCATGTAGCCCGCCAGCAGAATCTGGTTATTAATCCGGATCAGCAGCGAGGGGTCCTCCATATTAAGAGCACTTCGCATACGCAGAATCTGGTAATTGCCTTGGCCAATCCGGGTGAAAACGAGCAGACTAAAAGCTATAGTCAGCACGGTAAGACCTGTAATCAGCAGGGGCACGTTCCGGCGCAGCAACAGGTAAATCGGCCCACCTACGAAGATAATAAATAGCGGACCGCGCGTACCAGCGATAGCGAACCCCCAGAAGCAGATGAGTGCCAGAAGAAGATACAGGACGCGTTTCAGCATGGTTTTTGATTCCAGCACCATAATCCCGGCAAACAAAGAGACGTGGGCCATACTGGCGCCGAACTGGCCAGCATCCGTATAGAAGGAGAAGGCCCGGAACTGCTTACCAAACAGAAGGTGGGTTTTGTAACCGACCTCATTCAGCCACTGCTGCTCACCCGGCAGCAGACCAATATAATACTGGCGGAAACTCCATAACGCTCCCAGCACCGACCAGAATAACCAGCATTTAACGAGCCAATACAGATGTTTGGGATCATTAATGAGCAGGAGCCCGGCCGTAACCACCATCAGCCAGTAAAGCGATAAGCCCCGAACCGCAAAGAACCAGGCCACCTGACTTGGGGCGCGCGTATTGAAAAAAAGCAGTATCGTGTACATAAACCACACCAGTACCAGATAAAAAACCGGGTGATGTAGTCGCCGTTCGCCCGTGCGTCTGACGGAGAAGAAGATGCCGATAAAAATCAGCACCAGCATCAGGTCAATGGATAAACCGTAAGGTGCATCGGGTAGAAACCGGCTTATGCCCAGAACAAAGAAATTGATATTGAAATAGATCATCAGCCCCGCCATTGGATTGGTGAAGCAGATGCCCGCCACAACCAGTGCCGAAGGCAGAACAATCAGCATGGCCAGGGCCGCTACTTTACCAACAGCTACAAAGGCACCAACCAAAATAGCAGCGGCTGTTCCGATGACAGCTAGTTTAACTTCACGGCCCGTTGGAACGGGTAAGTATTCAACGCGCAAATTCATGACGAACACGGTTTACTAATTGGCCTCCCTGTTGCAGACCGACGCGCATAGCTGTCGGCAGCGATACGGCCGCGTAGGGTTTCATCATTCGAAATCCCATCAGCAGCCCGACCAGAAAGGTAGCAATGGACACAAAGGCCACACTCGCTACAGATTTGAATAGATAAAGCGCAATGACATCGCCAACAATATTGACGATGAGCATGAGAATGACTTTCTGGAGATTTCGGTGTGGATGGCCCAGAGCGTCCAGCCCTACACCTGAATAACGCTCGAGTGGCACTAGGGCCGCATAAATCATAAAGAAGCGCAGCACCATGACACTATCGCCAAAGCCTTCGCCCCCCAGCAGTCGAACCAGCGGCTCGGCAAAAATAAATCCGCCCAGAGCGATTGGAAGCAGTGCGATCCAGAGTTGTCCGGCAAACCGGTGAAATTCATCAGCGAAGTGCGCTAGCTTTTGCTGCTGATGCAGAGCGGCTAACTGAGGAATAGCGGTAATGACGATACTGCGGGTTGGCATTTCGACCAGTTCCAGCAGCCGCTGCGGAACGGTATAGAGCGTTACAGCGGCTGGTCCTAACCAGGCAGCAATCAGGAAGGTATCCGAACTGCGGAGCAGATTTGACAGCAGCAATGTACCGGTACTGAACTTGCCAAACTGAAACAACGCCCGCCGTTCGGTAGAGGTACCCTGGAAAAAGTCGCGGAGCCGACTACCTCTGATGAGCACCGTGCCCACGCTGATCGTACCATAGGCAATCGTGTAGGAAGCATAAAGCCAGCTGCTGGTCAGTTCGTGAAATTGCCAGTAACCGATGCCAATCAGCATTAGCTGCAAAAACTGGATGCCGGGCCGGATAAGTTGAATGGGGGCAAAGCGAGAACGGGCGTGCCAGAACCACATACTGTGAGATGCGGGCATTGAAACAACCGCCAGGAGCAGAAACCAGCCTATGGCGCCCCCTCCGCCAATATTTACCGAATCAGCAGAAAGCCAGCCTAGCCGTACGGCCTGCGGCAGTGCCAGTAAAACCAGCCCCAATAAGACTACCAGGCTGGCTGTCAGCATTGCGCTTAGTTGCCAGGCCGCGCCTACCCAGCGTCGGAAACTTGTTTCATTATCGGTATCCGTAGCGGTGTGTCGGATCAGGCCGTTCAGAATGAACCCATTTCGAACAACGTCGAATAGCGTGAAAAAAGCCAGAAACAGCGTCCAGAGACCAAACTCTTCTTTGGTCATGAGACGGGCCAACAAGCCGAGCGATATGAGGCCCAGCGCAGCCGAGGTGCCGTTACCGAGTAGCGAAACAACCGCGTTGCGCCGGATTAATTTACCCAGCCGTTGTAAGGATAAGTCCATTTACAGAAGAGTGAAGTGAAAGGCTCATTGTGTGTAGTGGGTTATGGCAAGGAAATACTCGCCATAACCCACTACACACAATGAAGCCACCAATAACTTAGGCCGATTTAACGACGGCCGTTGACGACGGTGCCGGAGGTAAAGCTGGCCGGTGCAGGCTTGTCTCGGTGGCTGGCAGGGCATCTACCAGCACCATGTCGATCCGGTTTAACACGCCCAGAACGCAGCCGTTGTGCGAAGCCCGGCGATACAAGTCGGTGAGAGACTGATCTGTTTTGGTCCAGACAGACTGCGCGTCGATAACTACCAGCGATACACTGCTCTGCACCGCTAAGTGGGCAGGGATGGCCGTTTCCATGAGGCTTGGCAGCTCAAGGAAAATATAGTCGTAGTCCGTTGGAATTAAATCGCTGTGGCCTTCAATTAAACTCTCTGCGCGTTGCGTATCCACGAAATCGTCCTGTACCGCGTAAGGAATCACCTGTACCCGCGATAAGCCCGGCGTTGCGGTTTCATCGGGAATAAGGGCGCTGCCTTCCGGATACAGATACGCCACCCGGTGGCCCGCCATGGCAAATTTGGCGCTGAGTGCATTACCAACCCAAGTTTTTCCCTGGGCCGGACGGGTACTCAAAATAGTGATCAGGTGCGGCTGCGGGCGACTTTGCTGACTTAACTCAACTACAACCGCCGACCGAAGCTGCTCAATCATAGAGTGCTTCATCGAACGCAAGCGATTGACGAACCGGCCATGAATGAGCGGGAAGGCGGCTGCCAGCGACAAACCGGTAATCTGCTCGGCGCGCTCGGGGTTCTGAATCCGGTTGTTCATCCAGGTACGGAGCGACAGCATCAGGATTACCAGGAAAAGCATTCCAACAAATGAACCGATGACAATGAGCCAGCGCGTAACGTTAGAAGACTTCTGCGGATAGTCAGGCTTATCGATCATATTGATTGGGCCGGCCATTTCTACGTTCTTCTGCTGAAGCTTAGCCATGTTCAGACCGTTCAGAACCGACATGTATTCTTTCTCGGCCACATCCACTTCTCGACGTAGGTGAATCAACTGGGGGCCCAGCGGAGCCAGTTTCTGAATAGAGGCATCATAATCGTTCAGGTGCTTCTGATAAACTTCGAGCCGAGCTGTTGATTCATCATATTCCAGCACTTTCGAGAGCCATTCGGACATAACCGACTCCTGCGGCAACGCATCCGACGAATTTCCTTCAGAGTAATATTTCTGAGCTATGTTCTTCAGGTCTTCCGACAGGCTATTTACCCGGGCCTGTAACACATCAATTACTTTGCGGGGTTGTCCCGTAACTTCGGCGTTGGCCAACCTCTCGCTCGCCGTTGATAGCTCATCCCGCTTGGCGCGGAGCTCACCGCTGGTCAGTAAAAAGCTGGAGCGCTCCTTCAGGCGCTTTTCGAGCGTGGCTACCCCAGCCCGGGCACCCCGGTTACGCATCTGTTCGCGCTGGTAGTCCATCTCGAGCGTGCTCTTGCCGGAAGCGGCTGCTTTAGCCTGTTCATCGTAGTTGACAATCTCGTTACTGGAGCCAAAACTTTGGAGTTTTGCTTCGGCAGCCTGTAGTTTGTTGGCTGCTTCGCGGGTTTTATTCTCGTAAAACTGCACCACCGAACGGGTCTCGGTAGATTTTGAATCCATATACCGGTTGGTAAAGACATCTACCAGCAGGTTAAGTGTTTGCTGGGTTACAGCCGGATCATCCGACTTATAAGCAAGCGAAATAATGTCGGTCATGGTACCTGCCCGCTTGGCAATGAGGTTATCCCCAATACCATCTGCCGAGTACTTGGAGCCCGAGGCTTCCAGCAGATCGGCCAGACCGCTGGCGCCCGGCTGACGGATAAGATTTTCTATTCGCTTCGTGGTCGAATCTACTGACCCGGGCACAACGATCAACCGGCGAAGGCTGTCGCCGACCGTTTCCTGCAGTTCCTTAAATCCTTTGGCGCTCAGCACCATTGGATCGGGCTTTTGAAGCAGCAAGTGCTGTGCCAGGAGCCGACGGCCTACCTGAGCAAGCGTATTGGGCGCTTCGAGCGTTGTAACGATATTATCCAGCGCGTTGGCAATCGCGTAGAAGTCAAGTTTGCCTTTTTCGTCGCTTCGGATAGAATAACTGGAAGCCAGACCTGTATAGAGCGTTGCTTTCGATTCATACTGACCGGCCATGTTCATGGTTAACACATAAACCGTAACGGCCGTGATGAGCGGCAGTGCTAATAGCCAGATCAGGTTTCGCTTAAGTAGTCGGAGGAGCGTAGTTATATTCATAAATTATAAGAAGAACGTTGCTTATCGTTTCAATTCGGACAGAGGTACGCCAACTAAGGTCTCAAGTTCGTAAAAATATTGCGAAAAAGAACCCCGTTGTTCCGCCACACCAGCCTGAGCCTGTGCATACAGGTTGCTGGCGCGGGCAAAGTCGGCCGGGTTGCCCTTACCGTTTTGAAAATCCAGTTCGGCTACGCGAAACGCTACCAGCGTAGCCTGCTCGTCGCGAATCCGGATCTGAAGAATTTTTTGCGCCGTAAGCATACCCTGATACAGCCGGATTAATTCGCGCCGGAACTGCTGACGGGTCACTTCGCGTCTGGCGATGGCGCCCCGATACTCCGAATAAGCCTCCCGCATCCGGTGTTTACGTCCGAAAAGTTCGGCAACCGGAATCTGAATGTGCAGACCTGCACGGTACCCGTTCGTGAGCTGGTATTGGTCGTAGTTATTCAGGGTTCCGGCGGCAAGCAGCGTCTGGTTACCTGTTTGATAGTTGGCAAACGGATAGACATACTGAAGCACAACCGTTCGGGTAAACCGGTACCGTTCGAGCCGGCCTTCAATCGATGCATCGTCTTCCTTTAAACTAGGCGCATTGCGGACACCAATCTGCACCAGACTGTCAAACGGCACCAACTGATCGGCCAAACTGCGCTGAAGGTCAAAATATAGCGTATCGCCTAAAGGCTCTGCGGCTGCACCGGGCTGGGTTGCAGTGGCTTTCTCACTCCCGGAGACCTTGTTTTGAGCCTGTACTTCCCGGGAAATCGCCATAGATACTACCAGAAGTAAAACGGACCTGACTAGAAAGACCGTACAAAAGATAGGACGCCGAAAAGTAAACATACGTTTCCTCATGATACTAATTATAGTAGTTGGAAGAGCAGAATTTAATTTCTTTGTCTGAAAGTTACGGCAAAGCGAGTTAGGTGAATGGAAAATTTAGTAAGCGATGCAGTTTGGTCGGGGGTAAAAGGACGTGATATTGTGGTAGTCGGACTGCAATCATTCGATTCTACGATTGGCAGCAACTGCCGGGATATTGCGGTCGAGTTCGCCAAGGACAATCGCGTTTTATACGTAAATCCGCCATTAGACCGCATTACGGCCTTCCGACGCGATGGATTCCGGGCGTTGCTGGGCGGCACATCAACAACCAATCAGCCCCCTCTTCGGCAGGTTTCGGAACGACTGTGGTCATTTTATCCTACGGTAATACTTGAATCAATAAATCGATTACCCGACGGAGCGCTGTTCGATCAGCTTAATCGACGCAATAACGAACGACTGGCAGCGGCAATCCGGTCGGCCGTAAACGAATTGGGTTTTGAGCGTATTATTCTGTTTAACGACAGCGACATGCTCCGCAGTTTTTACTTGGACGAGTGGTTGAAACCGGAGCTGATGATTTACTATAGCCGCGACAATCTACTGGCGGTTGAGTACTGGCAGCTTCACGGCCTGCGGCTCGAACCGGCCCTGATGAAAAAAGCGACCCTTGTCGCGGCTAATTCAGCTTACCTCGCCCGGCTGGCGGCCGAACACAATCCAAATTCCTTTGATATTGGTCAGGGCTGCGATCTGTCGCGGTTCGATCCGGCTCAGGCGCACGCCATCCCGGCTGATCTAGCCGCTGTGCCGGGACCGCGTATTGGTTACGTAGGCGCCCTGAGCGCCTTACGGCTCGATCTTGCCCTCCTGGAATTTGTGGCGCTTGAACGGCCCGACTGGCAGCTGGTGCTGGTTGGACCGGAAGATGAAACCTTCCGGGCAAGTCGGCTGCATGGCTTACGTAATGTGCATTTTCTGGGCCCGAAACCCGGAGATGAACTGCCTGCTTATCTGTCTCATCTGGACGTGCTGATGAACCCGCAGGAGCTTAACCCTGTTACGGTCGGGAACTACCCACGTAAGATTGATGAGTATCTGGCCATGGGCAAACCGGTGGTGGCTGTCCGGACGGAAGCAATGGCTATGTTTGAGCAGCATGTTTATCTGGCTGATAACCCCGACCAGTTTATTACGCTAACGGAGCGAGCGTTACGTGAAGGTGGCCCGTCCAGTCCGGATGAGGCTATTCACTTTGCCCGGTCCCACACCTGGGCGGCCTCCGTTGCCGCCCTCGGCCAGGCCATACAACAAGTATCACCTCAAACTATGGAAACGGTATGATCGGTTCATTAGGCCAACGTATCAAACAGAACGAACGGTTGAAGTGGTTTGTCCATTATTTGCTGATTCCAAAAGGACAGGCTCGCCCACGCCGGTGGGTAAGCTGGTTTGTGAACCCGTTTATGCATCCGAAAGGCCGGGGTGCGGTAATCCGTTCATCCGTGCGGCTGGATGTACTGCCGTTTCAGCCGTTTCAAATGGGCGAGGGCGCAACCATTGAAGATTACTGCGTGGTCAACAATGGCGTGGGGGCGGTGAGTGTAGGGGCCAACTCCCGGGTTGGGATCGGCTCGGTGATGATTGGCCCCGTTGCTGTCGGAAATGAAGTTATTATTGCCCAGCATGTAGTTATGTCGGGGCTGAACCATTCGTACGAAGATATCCAGAAGCCAATCCGGAAGCAACCCGTTACCAAGGCCGAGGTTGTTATTGAGGATGAATGCTGGATTGGCGCGAATGCCGTTGTGACGGCGGGCGTTCGCGTTGGCCACCACTCGGTCGTGGCTGCCGGGAGCGTCGTTACGAAAAACGTACCGCCTTATTCTGTCGTGGTTGGTAACCCGGCGCGGGTTATCAAACAATATGATTCCGACAAGAAAGAGTGGGTGAAGGTAAAACCCGTTAATGGCACGGCGCAATTCAACGGGAACGGGGCTACCTCTGCCGAGTCACCGATGGTGAAACTGTCCCAGAACGGGGTTCCGGTCATTGCCGGATTATAAAAAGCTAGACGAAAAAAAGGTTTACGTCAATACTATCGGCTATTACAGGGTCACTGGCTCGATAATCGGCCTGCTTCATAACTTGCTTCCTGATCCGTTCGTTGAGTAGGCATACCAGGTAACTAGCTCATGAAACGGATCCTATTGCTTCTCTCTTTGCTGTGTACTCCCGGGTTGGCTATTAGCGCCCTGGCGCAAAGCAACCAATCGCCAGCTAGGCAGCAGTCAACATCGGTCCAGGATAACCGACAAGCTAACCCGCCCCGGCCAAAGTTCAGCAAGCCAAGCCAACGTCCGAGGCCGGATACGACGTCACCTAAAAACCGGAGGCAACGGCGCCTGCCGCCCGATTCTTTACGTCGGGGTGGCGCAACGCGGGTCGATACGGTCCGGTGATTGGGGATAATTGACACGTCAACGCTTTCGCTATGCGCTGGTTTCCGATTCCGCCATTCGATTTTGTTATTTTTCTGCTGATGGTGCTGGCTTTTGGCTTATTGATGTGGATTCAGTGGCGTGCGCCGTTACGCCGGCAGCGGTTCAATACGGTCCGGCGGGTAGTCCGGAATATTGGAGTATCCATACCCATGTTTATCTGTTTTCGGCTGCTTCTGGTGCCATTGCCTTTACTGACGGCGATCTGGGCCGGGCAACATCAGCTGGGCCTGCTGCGCTGGCTGCTGCCTGCGGGCGAGGTGTGGCGTTGGGTACAGGCCGGGCTGGGCTTCCTGCTGTTTGACTACAGCTATTACTGGTGGCATCAGGCTACTCATTACTGGCCGGCTTTTTATCGGTTTCACAACATACACCACACGGATCTGGATATGGATGTGTCCACAGCCGTCCGGTTTCATTTTCTCGACATGATCGTCGGAACGGTTTTTCGGTCGCTGATTGTGCTGGGGTTTGGAATTGGTTTCTGGACAGCCCTGGTTTACGAAGGCGTTTTTGAACTGGCTACCCAGTTTCATCATTCAAACACCCGTCTGCCCAAACGCGTTGAGCAATGGTTAAATTACCTTGTCGTGACGCCCCGAATGCACGGTATCCATCATTCCATTGTGCGCGATGAATTCAATTCCAACTGGGGAACCGTTCTGTCCATCTGGGATCGACTGCATGGCACGCATCGGATGGATATTCCACAAAGCGCGGTAGACATCGGGGTGCCTGCCTACCGCGACGAGCGTGAACTGACCTTTAGCCAATTGTTAAAAATGCCGTTCGGGCCGCAGCGCGACTGGCAACTGCCGTCCGGCGAGCGGCCCGAAACCCGCAACTGACGAGCTGGCTTTTTATGCTTTCTTACGTTCTTCGCGTCGTTCCTGACGGGCTTCTTTACGTTCCTCGCGCCGTTTCTGCCGCTCCTCCCGGCGTTCTTCGCGCTTCTCTTTACGTTCGGCTTTACGCCCAGCGCGTTTAGCCTTATAATCGTCCTTGAAGTTTTTCAGCGCGTCCTGCAAGGTGATATTATTGTCGAACTCACCCCGGAACGCTTCAATGTACGCATTCCGTAAAACGCCAAAGATTGTTGGCCAGACGGCGGTTTTAACCTCCTCGACCGTACCGTAGATGGGAATGCGGGTGGCTACCTGGTCTTTCTTCTGGTTTTTGAGGATAGCCGTTCCGGCCTGAGCAACAAGCTCGGTAAAAAACTTGCCTACCGAGCGGTTCTCGTGCTCGTTGAGCTTAAAGATTTTCATACCCTTCGTCAACGGCTTAATGTACCCATTGAACTTGCCGTTCAGCATGGCCATTTCGCTATAAACGCTGACCGTGCCGCTCTCAAAATCAATGTTGCCGTATTCGCGGGCCAGTTCGTTTAGCTTTGTTAACTGCAGATTGCTAAATCGGAGATTGTAGTCAAAATCCGGCGTTACCTTCAGCAGGTTCATGTTGGCCGAGAAGTTCATCGTACCGCCGTAGCCTGGCACGTCGCCCGACGCGATTACTGGCGAGGGAAGCTTGTTGTTCTTGTCGTCTACGTTGCCAATATTCCGGATTTCGGCCTGGAAACTCTGGATTGACAAATCGGCCCGGGGCTGCGTAATTAAGCTGGTGAGGTCAACCCTGCCCTCATAAACGGCAAAGCGGTTAATGCTGATGGGCAGCAGCTTTTTCAGGTAAGTAGTCCAGTCAACTTCGGCCCCGGTCTGGCTGGATGCTTCGTCCTCGCTAAAGGCAAAGTTGATTTCGGGCTGGTACGTTTCTACTTCGGATACCAATCGGCCCTTGAATAAGGATTTCCACTCGACAGACAGGTCTGTTTTGGGAATATAAAGAAATGGCTCCTTGATTTTCCCATTCACCTTACGGATGCGCAAGTCATCAATCTGGTAGGCTCCCCGGAGCAGGGCAATATCAATATCTTCAACATGACCCGTATAGCCGCCCATGTCGGCCAGCGTCTTGTTGACGTACCGCAAAACAAAATAGGGCAGTAAAAGCCGGGCAATAACCAGCAAAACAACGAGTGCAATTAGGATCTTGGCCGTGCGTTTCAAAATAATTAAAAAATGGTTGACGCTCTATAAACTCACAGACAGGCCCCTATGGTTTTGAATCGCACGCTATAAGCTCATATAAACCCGTTTAGAAAGCTACCGGCCATTGGGCGCAAACCTGCGGCCATCGAGGGTTGTGTACTTAAAATCGGTAGAGCCGTTAAAGCGAACTTCATCGAAATTCGTGCCTTGGGGGAAGTGCGTGTATTTGAAATCCGCATTACCCGAAAAGCGGGCCTGCCGAAAATCAGTCCCTTCATCGAACTTCGTGTATTTGAAATCGGCCGTACGCTCAAAGGCTACTTTCTGGAAGGCTGATTCCTCATCGAATTTGGTGTACTTAAAATCGGCATAGCCCTGGAAGGTCGAGCCGCTGAAGTCGGCCGCGTTGCGGAATTTTGCGTATTTGAAGAGAGCGTCGTCGCGAAACGTATTCCCGGTAAAGAGGGCGCGCTGGCTAAAAGTCGAATATTTAAAAGCCGCGTCATCAGCAAACTGGCAGTTTTCAATCGTTACCGCTTCCCGAAAATCAGCATTATACACTTTGCTGCTGGCTTTCATGGGCCGGTTTTCTTCCGTCCGATAGGCCAGAACCTTACCCTGGAATTGACAATTCCGGAAAGTCAGTGGGGCTTCGACAGTGCTCAGGTATTCCTCCGACTCACCCCGCCAGTTGCCTTCACGTCTTTCCCGGCGATTGGCCAGATTGGTCAGGTCAAGATCGCCCGTAATCGTTACGTTCTGATACGTAACGGGTTCCTTTCGGTTAATTTTTGCAATGATTTCCCGGGCGTCAACCGTTTGCTGTGCCAGCGTTGGCGCCAGAGCGGTCAGGAAAAGCAGGAGAGACGTAAGCATCTTTTTCATAAAGAATCCTGGGCTGTGTTTAGGGAAAGATGCAAACTGACCGTTGGAGATTGCGTCTGGGTAAATAAAAACGCCAGACCTAATTCCAGGCCCGGCGTTTTTGGCGTTGTCATGACTGTGCTTATGGATTAGTCCAGCCACATTACCTTATCGTATGCCACTTCGTAGTCCATCTCTTCGAGCGGGATCAACTCTATAAACTGGCCGGTTTCGTTCAGGCGTAGCGCGTTCCAGCGCCCCGACGCGTCGCGGAGCAGCAGTCGGTAGCCATACAGCGGATGGAGCGTAGCGCCGTCGGTACGGTGGTCCCAGCCCGTTTGCAGCTCTATGGCGAACGCAATCCGTTCCAGCACCTCGTTCATCTGTCCTACCAGGCTGTCGGCACCGTCTAACTCTTCAATCCATAATACTAATCCGTCAGTACCCCAGTCAAAATGAAGCTCGCTGGGCGTAAGGCTGATGATGGAAGCGTTCATAATCGTTGGTTTAATGATGAAAGTTCTCAGGTCTGCCGTTCTCGAGGGGAACAAATAGCGAACCTCAAACTAAATCAGGCGCTCAGGCTCCAAGCCGATGTTGCCAGAGGAGCAACATCCTGCTGTTCTTCGCGCCATTTGCGCAGCCAGAAGCGGTACTTTTTACGACCGTACTCAATGAAATTCGGAATCGACGTAGCGTCAACGGCAAATAGCCGATGAGGGCGTTGTTTCATAACGCCGACAAAGACAAACCGAAACTGCCGCGTTGTGGCCCACTCGCCAGGCCTACCGCCCGGCGTATCGGCGTAGCGAAGGCTGTCGAGGTAAAAAGCAGCCTGCCGGTCATAATCGTAAGTATAGCACGACTCCAGAAACTGCGCCTGGGTGCGGGCCGAGGTCGTCTTTACGTCTATAATTAGCGCATTCCGGCGTTTGGGGCTGGTGTAGACCATATCCAGACGGGCTTTACAGGCTATGCCCGTCGTAGGGTCGGTGAAGAGCACAACCCGCTCACGTTCCGACAGACGCAGATACCGCCGACAGAAAGCATCCTGCCGGATAGTCCGCATCAGCGTATTAAGCTGCTCAGTTTGTTTCGGAGCTAGTACGTTAGCGTCGGGCGTCATATCGGGCAGCAGCTGTTCGAGGACGGTTCCGATGGTTTCGGGCTCAAGCAGGTGCTGGTGAAACGCCCGCCCAAAAACCTTTGCTTTTTCGGGAATGAACCGCGCCGACGGCACCGACCAATAGCCCAGATGCTCCTCTTTCAACCGTGTCAGATCCGAGTTTGACACGCGCGGTAAGGCGCGGTAATCCTCGCTAGGGTCAATGAGCGGCTGAGGAGAGGAAATTATTCGTTGCGAAATCATAAGAAGGAAGTGTGGAGACGACGGAGACGAAACTCCGAGAGTTTCGTCTCCGTCGTCTGGTTTACATCTGGCCCGTTGTCAGCAACTCGGGTTCGTCGGTTGCGAGAGCAAATGGGTTGTAATAATTCATGGCCGTTTTGATGTTGGCAATGTCGGTGAGCGTTTCCTGCCGGAAGACTTTTACGTCCTGGGCAAACTGCTTCAACTCCTTGGTTTGCTCAACATCGGCCATTTTGTACGAAAAATTAGCAATGTAATAAACCCCCTTCGGCTGAATCTTCGTGTTCTCTTTCTTCTCAGCAATGGCCGTAATCACAACGTCGGCCAGCGTTAGGTCATCGTAGTAAAGCGGCTCGATCAGCCGGAAAATATTGTCGACCGAATAACCGTGGAAAAGCACGGCAGAGACGCAGTTTTTTTCATCAATAAAAAAAATCTCCGCCCAGTTTTTGGTGCCCATGTTCAGGATATTGTCCGTGAAAATCCGCCAGGCAATGGGCTGGAATGTCAGCGTGCGGCCGAGTTTTTCCGTGCCGTTGATGTTGAACACACCTTCCTTGGCATCGAACCGGTACTGGCGAGGGTGCCCCTCCAGATACTTATACTTATTTACCACCTCACCCGTCAGTTCGTGAACTTTTTGATACGGTTTCAGAGCGCTGTCGCTTTGAATTGTGGAAAGTTGGCTTTTGTTTTGTGTGTTCATTAGTATTTGTTGTTTACTGTTCAAGCAGGGGACCCGTTTTGCGGTCCCTTTTGCCTTTTTAAAGGGTCGTGTTTACTGGTTTAAAATTACACAGTTTCGCGTAAAAACCAAACCCGTTTTCTCATTATTCCCGATTATTTTTACTCAGTTTTGTGTAAAAATGGGGTAGGGTAAGCCGAGTTGTCATTTCCTGTGTCCAGTAATCCTGAGTCTTTGCCCTAAGCTCTTTGCTCCTGGCTTTATGACTATAGAAATCCGCCTTCAGCAGTTAATTGACGCCTTGAACGTAAGTGTCCTTGAATTTGCCCGGCAATTGGGCGAACATCGGGGCGAAAAGGTGTATCACATCCTCCACGGTCGTCTGAAACCCCGTTACGACACGCTCGAAAAGATACTGACGGCCTATCCG is from Spirosoma taeanense and encodes:
- a CDS encoding acyltransferase, which encodes MIGSLGQRIKQNERLKWFVHYLLIPKGQARPRRWVSWFVNPFMHPKGRGAVIRSSVRLDVLPFQPFQMGEGATIEDYCVVNNGVGAVSVGANSRVGIGSVMIGPVAVGNEVIIAQHVVMSGLNHSYEDIQKPIRKQPVTKAEVVIEDECWIGANAVVTAGVRVGHHSVVAAGSVVTKNVPPYSVVVGNPARVIKQYDSDKKEWVKVKPVNGTAQFNGNGATSAESPMVKLSQNGVPVIAGL
- a CDS encoding PD-(D/E)XK nuclease-like domain-containing protein, giving the protein MISQRIISSPQPLIDPSEDYRALPRVSNSDLTRLKEEHLGYWSVPSARFIPEKAKVFGRAFHQHLLEPETIGTVLEQLLPDMTPDANVLAPKQTEQLNTLMRTIRQDAFCRRYLRLSERERVVLFTDPTTGIACKARLDMVYTSPKRRNALIIDVKTTSARTQAQFLESCYTYDYDRQAAFYLDSLRYADTPGGRPGEWATTRQFRFVFVGVMKQRPHRLFAVDATSIPNFIEYGRKKYRFWLRKWREEQQDVAPLATSAWSLSA
- a CDS encoding DUF748 domain-containing protein; translated protein: MKRTAKILIALVVLLVIARLLLPYFVLRYVNKTLADMGGYTGHVEDIDIALLRGAYQIDDLRIRKVNGKIKEPFLYIPKTDLSVEWKSLFKGRLVSEVETYQPEINFAFSEDEASSQTGAEVDWTTYLKKLLPISINRFAVYEGRVDLTSLITQPRADLSIQSFQAEIRNIGNVDDKNNKLPSPVIASGDVPGYGGTMNFSANMNLLKVTPDFDYNLRFSNLQLTKLNELAREYGNIDFESGTVSVYSEMAMLNGKFNGYIKPLTKGMKIFKLNEHENRSVGKFFTELVAQAGTAILKNQKKDQVATRIPIYGTVEEVKTAVWPTIFGVLRNAYIEAFRGEFDNNITLQDALKNFKDDYKAKRAGRKAERKEKREERREERQKRREERKEARQERREERKKA
- a CDS encoding glycosyltransferase; translated protein: MENLVSDAVWSGVKGRDIVVVGLQSFDSTIGSNCRDIAVEFAKDNRVLYVNPPLDRITAFRRDGFRALLGGTSTTNQPPLRQVSERLWSFYPTVILESINRLPDGALFDQLNRRNNERLAAAIRSAVNELGFERIILFNDSDMLRSFYLDEWLKPELMIYYSRDNLLAVEYWQLHGLRLEPALMKKATLVAANSAYLARLAAEHNPNSFDIGQGCDLSRFDPAQAHAIPADLAAVPGPRIGYVGALSALRLDLALLEFVALERPDWQLVLVGPEDETFRASRLHGLRNVHFLGPKPGDELPAYLSHLDVLMNPQELNPVTVGNYPRKIDEYLAMGKPVVAVRTEAMAMFEQHVYLADNPDQFITLTERALREGGPSSPDEAIHFARSHTWAASVAALGQAIQQVSPQTMETV
- a CDS encoding pentapeptide repeat-containing protein, whose protein sequence is MKKMLTSLLLFLTALAPTLAQQTVDAREIIAKINRKEPVTYQNVTITGDLDLTNLANRRERREGNWRGESEEYLSTVEAPLTFRNCQFQGKVLAYRTEENRPMKASSKVYNADFREAVTIENCQFADDAAFKYSTFSQRALFTGNTFRDDALFKYAKFRNAADFSGSTFQGYADFKYTKFDEESAFQKVAFERTADFKYTKFDEGTDFRQARFSGNADFKYTHFPQGTNFDEVRFNGSTDFKYTTLDGRRFAPNGR
- a CDS encoding sterol desaturase family protein translates to MRWFPIPPFDFVIFLLMVLAFGLLMWIQWRAPLRRQRFNTVRRVVRNIGVSIPMFICFRLLLVPLPLLTAIWAGQHQLGLLRWLLPAGEVWRWVQAGLGFLLFDYSYYWWHQATHYWPAFYRFHNIHHTDLDMDVSTAVRFHFLDMIVGTVFRSLIVLGFGIGFWTALVYEGVFELATQFHHSNTRLPKRVEQWLNYLVVTPRMHGIHHSIVRDEFNSNWGTVLSIWDRLHGTHRMDIPQSAVDIGVPAYRDERELTFSQLLKMPFGPQRDWQLPSGERPETRN